The Muntiacus reevesi chromosome 7, mMunRee1.1, whole genome shotgun sequence genome includes a region encoding these proteins:
- the POLR2M gene encoding protein GRINL1A — translation MSVLPRGFEPQTPEDLGQRSLAELREMLKRQERLLRNVKFICKLPDKGKKISDAITKLKAVIAEREEVRGRSELFYPVSLHCKERQKATAVVDGDRDKAQNSDQILDTSSPLPSCSSVANITSSQTNSGQQGLTHLTRGGDVEATEAEHTVSEHPTSSSGTPAPSLSEASEGLPQYCALGQVEDHPGSSDNLFINRLQRITIADPTEHHSEGKQSPENLASLWSGPQKKPHYMEVLEMRAKNPMPTPHKFKTNVLPSQPHDSWSACQRRGSPISSEERRRRDKKHLDDITAARLLPLHHLPTQLLSIEESLALQRQQKQSYEEIQAKLAAQKLAERLNIKMQSYNPEGESSRKYREVRDEDDDQSSEDEF, via the exons ATGTCCGTGCTGCCCCGCGGCTTCGAGCCCCAAACTCCCGAGGACTTGGGGCAGCGGAGTTTGGCGGAGCTACGGGAAATGTTGAAGCGCCAGGAGAGACTTTTGCGCAACGT AAAATTCATTTGCAAATTGCCCGACAAAGGTAAAAAGATCTCAGATGCTATCACCAAACTGAAAGCTGTCATTGCAGAACGTGAAGAAGTTAGAGGAAGAAGTGAACTCTTTTATCCTGTTAGCTTACACTGTAAGGAGAGGCAAAAAGCGACTGCAGTTGTTGATGGGGACAGAGATAAGGCCCAGAATTCTGATCAGATACTTGATACTTCATCACCCCTTCCTAGCTGTTCCTCTGTAGCTAACATCACATCATCTCAGACAAACTCAGGACAACAGGGACTGACACATCTGACTCGCGGAGGTGATGTTGAGGCAACTGAGGCTGAACACACAGTGAGTGAGCATCCAACTTCTAGCAGCGGAACCCCAGCGCCTTCCTTATCTGAAGCTAGTGAGGGTCTCCCTCAGTATTGTGCCTTAGGTCAAGTGGAGGATCATCCTGGCAGCTCAGACAACCTGTTCATTAATAGATTACAAAGGATCACAATTGCGGACCCCACTGAACACCACTCGGAAGGAAAACAGAGTCCTGAGAACTTAGCCAGCCTCTGGAGTGGGCCGCAGAAGAAGCCTCATTACATGGAAGTGCTGGAAATGCGAGCCAAAAATCCCATGCCCACGCCACATAAATTTAAAACCAATGT ATTACCTTCACAGCCACATGATTCATGGAGTGCTTGTCAGAGGAGAGGGTCTCCCATCTCCTCAGAGGAGAGGCGGCGCAGGGACAAGAAGCATCTCGATGACATCACGGCGGCCCGGCTTCTGCCGCTGCACCACCTGCCGACACAGCTGCTCTCCATAGAGGAGTCGCTGGCTCTGCAGAGACAGCAGAAGCAGAGTTACGAG GAGATACAAGCCAAGCTCGCAGCACAGAAGCTAGCtgaaagactaaatattaaaatgcagagctaTAATCCAGAAGGGGAGTCTTCAAGGAAATACCGAGAAGTAAGGGATGAAGATGATGATCAGTCCTCTGAGGATGAATTCTAA